CAGGGGTACAACTTCAACTTTTCCACCCCATGACTGAACTTCCTGGGCGCCTACTATTTCATTCTCGTTGTAATCGCCACCCTTAACCAGGACTTCAGGCTTCAGCATTTTGATCAGCTTCAAGGGTGTATCTTCAGAGAAGGGGACGACGAAGTCCACCGCCCGCAGCGCTGCGATTATGGTCCCCCGCACTTCCAATGATAAAAAGGGTCGGTTGGGGCCTTTTAGCCGCTGTACGCTGTCATCGTCGTTCAACCCGACCACAAGGCAGTCGCCTAGTTCTCGCGCTGCCTCCAACATGGCTATGTGTCCACGAGACAGCAGGTCGAAGCAGCCGTTGGTGAAGACCACTTTCCCCGGCCTTCCCC
The sequence above is drawn from the bacterium genome and encodes:
- a CDS encoding adenylyltransferase/cytidyltransferase family protein, translating into MNRILSADELLAHWETGGRPGKVVFTNGCFDLLSRGHIAMLEAARELGDCLVVGLNDDDSVQRLKGPNRPFLSLEVRGTIIAALRAVDFVVPFSEDTPLKLIKMLKPEVLVKGGDYNENEIVGAQEVQSWGGKVEVVPLKKALVPETVFEPSSQNDDQIQRLEPADNILNDSTSEMAYSIFSAMEEEIKKTGLYIHRPYPHGIQKDNLKLLKARDQTRKASDKKQKYIRKKR